The Myxococcaceae bacterium JPH2 genome has a window encoding:
- a CDS encoding serine/threonine protein kinase — protein sequence MTKPAINRDTVSGEALFILQNLRENGRLGRSNKLADVKAVLEPSVSLEFDNYFFFLRKFHYIAMDREAQLKLTDQGERVVGGDFQERFALEVDEYFEEQLHGGDEQPPIAQGEELMLPPPPPELLLDETEVEAPGGAPTSSVPPPIPPPRTARVAMPALELVAPPAASAPSVIVAPSAAVPSARVEAPPPEPRRDVPPAPVAAPPTQVAPPSPVVAPSPMVPPPAAPAPVASASLSAAPKGAELDRYQKFDPIGTGPLGTVFKGRFNALGLDICIKELKDIFGYFSFLQRGEVLKRLKKELCAQAQVRHPGVVQIMDQNVEVARPYFVVELMRGSLKEKLDAGGGKGIEVPLALRAFLQLAYGLRAAHASGLTHHNLKPENVLFDAAGNAKLADFGLGRVVEVDATKGMPQVFVGTGGMVYMAPELINRVGKEPGASADVYGLGILLYEMLTGQIPGRRSPLPSEVNPEAPSGLDQLFDKATQDKREQRYPDVDAMLEDFYKAFPDRDFLSRGDLILSSDLPKE from the coding sequence ATGACGAAGCCCGCCATCAACCGTGACACCGTCAGTGGCGAGGCGCTGTTCATCCTGCAGAACCTGCGGGAGAACGGCCGCCTGGGACGCTCGAACAAGCTGGCTGACGTCAAGGCCGTGCTCGAGCCGTCCGTCTCGCTGGAGTTCGACAACTACTTCTTCTTCCTGCGCAAGTTCCACTACATCGCCATGGACCGCGAGGCCCAGCTCAAGCTCACCGATCAGGGCGAGCGGGTGGTGGGTGGCGACTTCCAGGAGCGCTTCGCCCTGGAAGTGGATGAGTACTTCGAGGAACAGCTCCACGGCGGCGACGAGCAGCCGCCCATCGCGCAGGGCGAGGAGCTGATGCTGCCTCCTCCTCCTCCGGAGCTCCTGCTCGACGAGACCGAGGTCGAGGCACCCGGCGGGGCACCCACTTCCTCGGTGCCCCCGCCCATCCCGCCGCCGCGCACCGCGCGGGTCGCCATGCCGGCCCTCGAGCTGGTTGCGCCGCCCGCCGCCTCGGCGCCGTCCGTCATCGTCGCGCCGTCGGCCGCGGTCCCGTCTGCCCGAGTCGAGGCTCCGCCTCCCGAGCCGCGCCGTGACGTGCCTCCCGCGCCGGTCGCGGCTCCGCCCACCCAGGTCGCTCCTCCCTCGCCTGTTGTCGCCCCCTCCCCGATGGTTCCTCCTCCCGCCGCGCCCGCCCCCGTTGCCTCGGCCTCCCTCTCCGCCGCGCCCAAGGGCGCCGAGCTGGACCGCTACCAGAAGTTCGATCCCATCGGCACGGGCCCGCTGGGCACCGTCTTCAAGGGCCGCTTCAACGCCCTGGGCCTGGACATCTGCATCAAGGAGCTGAAGGACATCTTCGGGTACTTCTCCTTCTTGCAGCGCGGCGAGGTGCTCAAGCGGCTGAAGAAGGAGCTGTGCGCGCAGGCGCAGGTGCGGCACCCGGGCGTCGTGCAGATCATGGATCAGAACGTCGAGGTGGCTCGCCCCTACTTCGTCGTGGAGTTGATGCGCGGCAGCCTCAAGGAGAAGCTCGACGCGGGCGGGGGCAAGGGCATCGAGGTGCCGCTGGCGTTGCGCGCGTTCCTCCAGCTCGCCTACGGGCTGCGCGCCGCGCACGCCTCGGGCCTCACGCACCACAACCTCAAGCCAGAGAACGTCCTGTTCGACGCGGCCGGCAACGCGAAGCTGGCGGACTTCGGCCTGGGCCGCGTGGTGGAGGTGGACGCCACCAAGGGCATGCCGCAGGTCTTCGTGGGCACGGGCGGCATGGTCTACATGGCGCCGGAGCTGATCAACCGGGTCGGCAAGGAGCCGGGCGCCTCGGCGGACGTCTACGGGCTGGGCATCCTGCTGTACGAGATGCTCACCGGACAGATTCCGGGCCGGCGCTCGCCGCTGCCGTCGGAGGTGAACCCCGAAGCCCCGAGCGGGTTGGATCAGCTCTTCGACAAGGCCACGCAGGACAAGCGCGAGCAGCGCTATCCGGACGTGGACGCGATGCTGGAGGACTTCTACAAGGCCTTCCCGGATCGCGACTTCCTGAGCCGCGGAGACCTCATCCTCTCGTCGGATCTCCCGAAGGAGTAG
- a CDS encoding NAD(P)H-dependent oxidoreductase subunit E encodes MAEPLFTPEEQKKFDAGIAEILSHYPPERKSAGMLPALRLLQELKGWLPQDGLRLVAKQLEVTPERAYEVASFYVMYHLKKPGKYVIDVCTNLSCSLWGAEKMLAYLEDKLGLKAGEANEKFTLRETECLASCGTAPCLQINEDHHESLTKAKLDAILAKLP; translated from the coding sequence ATGGCGGAGCCCCTGTTCACTCCTGAAGAGCAGAAGAAGTTCGACGCGGGGATCGCGGAGATCCTTTCGCACTATCCCCCCGAGCGCAAAAGCGCCGGCATGCTGCCCGCGCTGCGCCTGCTCCAGGAGCTCAAGGGTTGGCTCCCGCAGGACGGCTTGCGTCTGGTGGCGAAGCAGCTGGAGGTCACGCCGGAGCGCGCCTACGAGGTCGCCAGCTTCTACGTGATGTACCACCTGAAGAAGCCGGGCAAGTACGTCATCGACGTGTGCACCAACCTCTCCTGCTCCCTCTGGGGCGCGGAGAAGATGCTCGCGTACCTCGAGGACAAGCTCGGGCTCAAGGCGGGCGAGGCGAACGAGAAGTTCACCTTGCGCGAGACCGAGTGCCTTGCCTCGTGTGGCACGGCTCCGTGCCTGCAGATCAATGAGGATCACCACGAGAGCCTGACCAAGGCGAAGCTGGACGCCATCCTGGCGAAGCTCCCCTGA
- the nuoF gene encoding NADH-quinone oxidoreductase subunit NuoF produces MASTAKAIEPVISAAWGKPQSWTLDSYRQRGGYDGLKKALEMAPAAIIDEVKKSNLRGRGGAGFPTGLKWSFVPKDSPKPKYLAVNGDESEPGTFKDRYILENDPHMMLEGIAIASYALGVHTAYVYLRGEFKFQAERTQAAIDEAYKAGIFGKKMLGKDFELNCYLVRGAGAYICGEETALLESLEGKKGWPRLKPPFPAVVGLFGCPTVVNNVETLASVPSILAKGADWYAKLGTEKSGGTHLVCLSGSVNRPGVYELPMQTTLLELIHDDKYGQGMPKGRKVKAVIPGGSSAPVLGADELDVAVEFEALKVKQTMAGSGGVIVMDDATCMVRSLWRVARFYAEESCGQCTPCREGTPWQTRLLRKIEEGRGEPGDIDMLSNVAASIAPYPPIGLGNTICALGDAAALPTHSFLMRFRDEFEAHIREKCCPFGDKPWGSYGDWS; encoded by the coding sequence ATGGCCTCTACGGCAAAGGCGATCGAACCGGTCATCTCAGCGGCCTGGGGCAAGCCCCAGTCCTGGACCCTGGACAGCTACCGTCAGCGCGGTGGCTACGACGGGCTGAAGAAGGCCCTGGAGATGGCCCCGGCGGCCATCATCGACGAGGTGAAGAAGTCCAACCTCCGCGGACGCGGCGGCGCGGGCTTCCCCACGGGCCTCAAGTGGAGCTTCGTCCCCAAGGACAGCCCCAAGCCCAAGTACCTCGCGGTCAACGGCGACGAGTCCGAGCCCGGGACCTTCAAGGACCGGTACATCCTCGAGAACGACCCGCACATGATGCTCGAGGGCATCGCCATCGCGTCCTACGCGCTGGGCGTGCACACCGCCTACGTCTACCTGCGCGGCGAGTTCAAGTTCCAGGCGGAGCGCACCCAGGCCGCCATCGACGAGGCCTACAAGGCCGGCATCTTCGGCAAGAAGATGCTGGGCAAGGACTTCGAGCTCAACTGCTACCTGGTGCGTGGCGCGGGCGCGTACATCTGCGGCGAGGAGACGGCGCTCCTGGAGAGCCTCGAGGGCAAGAAGGGCTGGCCCCGCCTCAAGCCGCCGTTCCCCGCGGTGGTCGGTCTGTTCGGCTGCCCCACGGTGGTGAACAACGTGGAGACGCTGGCCAGCGTGCCGTCGATCCTCGCCAAGGGCGCGGACTGGTACGCGAAGCTGGGCACGGAGAAGTCGGGCGGAACGCACCTGGTGTGCCTGTCCGGCTCCGTCAACCGTCCGGGCGTGTACGAGCTGCCCATGCAGACCACGCTGCTGGAGCTCATCCACGACGACAAGTACGGCCAGGGCATGCCCAAGGGCCGCAAGGTGAAGGCTGTCATCCCGGGCGGCTCCTCGGCGCCGGTGCTGGGCGCGGACGAGCTGGACGTGGCGGTGGAGTTCGAGGCCCTGAAGGTGAAGCAGACCATGGCCGGCTCCGGCGGCGTCATCGTCATGGATGACGCGACCTGCATGGTGCGCAGCCTGTGGCGCGTGGCCCGCTTCTACGCCGAAGAGTCGTGCGGCCAGTGCACGCCGTGCCGCGAGGGCACGCCCTGGCAGACGCGGCTCTTGCGCAAGATTGAAGAGGGCCGCGGCGAGCCGGGCGACATCGACATGCTGTCCAATGTCGCGGCGTCCATCGCGCCCTACCCGCCCATCGGCCTGGGCAACACCATCTGTGCACTGGGCGACGCCGCGGCGCTGCCCACGCACTCGTTCCTCATGCGGTTCCGGGACGAGTTCGAGGCGCACATCCGCGAGAAGTGCTGCCCCTTCGGTGACAAGCCGTGGGGTTCCTACGGAGACTGGTCGTGA